TGGCGAGACAGAAGTCGAAGGCGCGAAAGTTTGGCTGGACGAACAGAGCTCAGAAATGAGGCCTGATGTAATTGAAGTGCATCTGTATCAAAACGGTTCCTTATATGAAACGGTTGAGGTAACAGAAGCCACTGATTGGACGTATTCATTCACGGACCTTGATAAGTATGACGGTCAAGGAAAAATGATTGAATATACAGTGGATGAATCTGCGGTTGACGGTTATACAACTGTAATTAATGGATTTGAAATAACGAATGTGCGCAGTGGTATCACACAAATTCCAGTTGAAAAAGTTTGGCTGGATGACGAGGATGCAACAGATGCAAGACCGGATTCTATTACAGTTCAATTGTTTAGAAGCGATGATGAGGAAACGTCTTATCAAAACGCGATACTTGACGCAAATGGAGAATGGACTTATGAGTTCTCTGACTTGCCATTATTTGATGATAGAGGACAACCTTATGAATATCAGGTTCGGGAAGTTCCGGTTGAGGGCTATTCAGATAATATTGTTGTGCAAGTTGAGAACGGTTATGTAGTAACAAATACGAGATATGAGGAAATAGATCTTGATGTTACAAAAGTATGGCTAGATGGCGAGGACACGAGTGCCAGACCAGAAACAATCACCGTTGATTTGTACCGTAATGATAACCTGAATGAACCGTTGGATTCCATTGTTCTCGATGGATCTTATAACAGTTGGTATCATACGTTTGAAAATCTTGACCGGTTTGATGAAGACGGTGTTGAATACGTATACAGTGTCGAGGAGCGTGAAATTCTTGAGGGATACGAACTGAAAGATATTACATTGGATGACGAAAATCTCTTTACAGTCACGAATCTCCGCACAGGTGAAGTCACGGTTGAAGGGACGAAAACCTGGCAGGACGACAATGAATCAGACCGTCCGGAAGCGATTCGTCTGAATCTTCTTCAAAACCAGGCTGTCATCGAGACAATGGAAGTAACTTCAGAAGATGATTGGAGCTATGCATTTACTGATTTGCCGGAGTTTGATGAGAACGGTGAAGCCTATGAATATGCGGTCACTGAACAGGATGTCCCGGGTTATGCGGTTACGGTTGACGGTTTTGACCTGACCAATACGAGAAGCGAACAGCGGGATATTGAAGTGACGAAGGGCTGGCTCGATGATCACAGTGAAGATCGACCAGAAGAAATCACAGTGACTCTGTTTGCAAACGGGCAAGCAATGGAGACTGTCGAGATAAAAGAAGAAGACGAGTGGGTATACGTCTTTGAAGATCTCGAATCTTATGATGAACAGGGACAGGCAATCTCGTACAGCATTGAAGAAGAGTCGGTCGACGGTTACGAGACGACGATCGATGGATTTAACATTACGAACCTACGTGTAGGTGATAAAACAGTATCAGGCACGAAAACCTGGGTGAATGATTCAGAAAATCAACGGCCAGAGACGATCGATGTTCTGCTATTGCAAAACGGACAGCAAATTGATGAAGTCGAAGTCGGTTCGTCAGAAGATTGGACATTCATGTTTAATAATCTTCCGGCTTTTGATTCGAACGGAAAAGCTTATGTGTACTCTGTCGAAGAAGGTGATGTACCGGGATATCAGGCTGAGATAGTTGGCTTCGATATTATCAACACGTACCAACCGCCGGGAGAAAAAGAAACAGATGAACCGGATGAAAGTGAATCGGAATCATCAAGTGATAAGGATGGCGGCACACTGCCATCTACAGCAACAAATATGTATCTTTATCTGTTTGCAGGTTTAATGCTTGTACTTGCCGGAGTCGGGACCTTAATTGCAGGAAGAAGAAAAAACCGAAAGTCTGAGTGATCATGAACATGAAGAAGGAACTGAAGATTCAATTTCTGTCCAGCTTTTTGATCCTGACCGGTATCGGTTTTATCGCATATTTTTATATGTCCCACCAAACGGCGATGGGAGGTGTGTATGCGATAAATGAGCATCCTGAACGCGCACTCTCAGATCCTGTAAATATCGAGATGGAAGACATGGAGAAAGGCGACGAAGTCGCCCTTCTCCGCATTCCTGCATTGAATAAAGAATATCTGACCTATTGGGGGACTGAGGACGATGCCCTAGACAGAGGTGTTGGCATGCATGAAAGTCAGTGGACGACGACACCGGATGAAATGGGGCATACGCTCCTGAGCGGACACCGTGACACGGTATTCAGGGAACTGGGTGATCTGGAAATTGGCGATGAGATGATCGTACTGTTCGACGGGATCACCTACACATACACCATTGATGACATCTGGATCACCTCCGCTGATGATCAGTCTGTTGTTGTCGAGAAGGAAGAGGCGACGTTGACACTCTCCACGTGTTATCCGTTCCATCTTCTCGGTGCAGCGCCAGATCGTTACATCATTCAGGCGTCCCTCAGTCATCACGAGTCCTTTGAGGACTGATGAAAGATGCAGACAAAAGTACCGCTCGCAAAGTCAGCGAGCGGTACTTTTTTGTCTGCAGTCATCATAGAGAGCCATTATGAAGCGTTTGATATGCATGCGATAGTTATTTGTGTCTTCTTTGTTTTCATGGTTATTCATGGAGAAAATCCGGAGCTGAACTTGCTCAAATTCAAAATATCTCGTGGCATAGTGTTCGAAAACGGGATGGGTGGTGTCCATCGCTCCTAAAGATGAAATGTGATAAAAAGACTGAAAGATCGCTCTTCGTACACGCTGCTCCGTCGCCTTAAGATCTTTTGGTGTTGGCGTGAAACCGGAGTATGTGTGCCTGAGCTCCCATAATGAGCGGAGTGACAAATCATTAATGCCTTTTTCATGTTCCAGTGCGTGCATGATTGTAGTCAAATCTTCAGCTCCCTTTTCATAGCAAATACCCAAATCAGTTAATGTCTCTTTTATGCAGACCTCTGATATGTTCTTATGATTTCGGGTGCTTTGTTGCGGAGGTGTCAGTGCATTACCGGCAATATTATTCAGACTGTTTTTGATTTGTTCCATGGAACGTTCCATTGTCAAAGATTTTGCCACTTTACTTAGGACAGATAATACCTCTTTTTTGTTAACAGGTTTCGTAATGTAGGCTTCTACGCCGCTTTCGTATGCGTCTGCAATAATTTCTTTTGTCTCAATTTGTGAAAGCATCACGGCTTTCCCGGAAAATGTATCTCGAATCCGGTTCAATGTCTCAATACCATCTTCTCCCGGCATTAAGAGATCAATAATGAGGATGTCTGTTTCATGCGATTGAAGCTGTTCTTCTGTGAGTTGCAAGCCATCTTCAGCTTCTCCGGTCACCGGTCCGAGTTCAGTCTCAATCAGATGCTTTAACATGCCTCTTACGGCAGGATCATCGTCGACAATGAAATAGTTCATTTATACCTCTCCTTCTGTTGAAAGACTTCGCGGCATGTGGACAGAAAAGCAGGTTTGTTTATTTGGAATGGATTCTACTAAAGATATGGAACCTTTCAGTTTATTCAGAGATTGTTGAATATAAGATAGCCCAATCCCGTTAGAAGGCCAACCCTGATCATTAAATTTGGTCGTGAAGCCTGGGGAGAAGATGAGTTGTTGTTCCTCTTCGGGGATGCCGGGGCCGTTATCTGTAATTAGAATATGAAGAGATGAATTTGAAACAGGATTGTTTATGGTGATATCGATAATTCCTGTGTCAGAAATTGATTCGATGGCATTACTGATCAGGTTATTCAACACGGAAAGAAGGACAAATGAATTCACAATGTCTTTTTTATTGTCAACACTGACTGAAAAAACGATGGACTTCTGAAGGAAGCTCGCATAGGCTTTATTGGATTTAATGACGATTTCAAGCAGTTCGCATATATTCATGTACTCATTTTTTTTCTGGTCTTTGATGATCTGGTCCAAAGATGCAAATATACGCTGATGGTCTTTTTTGAAATCATGGACCTTTCCTGCCATATCAAGTATACGTTTAGAAAGATCGAGCTTGTCTTCTTTCTTTAACGTTTTTGACAAAAAATACAGGTCGCCGGTGATATCCTCAGCCCGTTTAATCGAGTTTCGGAGCTGCACACTTTCGGCATAAAGATCTGAGAGCAATAGAAAGATATGATCACTCTGTTTTTTCTCTTCCTCAGCCTTTGTCTGTTGTTGGCTGTACAGAATAAGCATAAAAAATCCCATCACAAAAAAATTTCTTAAAATTGCAAGTAAGAGAACGGTACCCATAACGTGAAAGGAAGCATCAGTCAGACTAAGTGCGTTTCGAATCGCCAGTTCGGAGAAGGATGAAGCGGTATCGAGAATTACGGCATACAAACCGATATAAACCGGGCTGCTGTAAAATCTGTCCAGATAAAACAGCCAAAACAAAAGACCGAATATCGTGAAATAGACAGCTACGGGTGCGTGTAATAAAAGCGACTCAACCAACGGTTGACCCTCAATAACAGAAAAACCGGTTCTTGAGAGTACAAGTGTTAAACCAACCGCCACACCGGAGAATATCGGAGACATGGATTTAAAATATAATAAGAATAACAGAAAAACGGGTACGCTCAGTGTAATGAAGAATGAATGTTCCATTTCAATCAAGTGAAATCCATCAGAAATGATCATGAGCAAGATCAGAAAAAGATAAATTAACGGATTTTGTTTGTCCTTCATTTGATCACCTTCATTTCATTCCTCTTGACTTTCATTTTACCAATGCACTCGTGAAGTGATGAGCAAGATTATGTCGAATCCATGACAGTTTTCTTTTTTTCTGTAGAATACTGTAGGATTTCGTAGGCGCCGGGCATAATAGAAGTATCAAAAGAAAGGACAGCCGGCAGGATCGGTCATAATGACAAGAGAATCATTCAGAAGGGAGGGAGACAGGGAAATGTTCACCATCATCACGGCAATCAGCTGAACAAAAATCTCTGTCAAATCATTATGAAACGTATAGCCATTATTACAACAGGAGGGACGATTGCGAGTAAGAAAAATGAAGCAGGCAGACTTGTATCAGGTGCTATGCATAGTGAGGAATACTGTCATCTGCCAGGACTTGATCCGTTGATTGAAGTGACGGTCGTACCACTGATCAATAAACCCAGTATGCATATAACCATCGGGGATTTGGATCACATCCGAACAGAGATCGAGAAACTGTTTAACAGTGGCTTCGATGGTGCGGTGGTTACCCATGGAACAGACTCGTTAGAGGAGTCAGCCTATTATCTTGATTTAACAATCTCGCATGATCAACCTGTAGTTGTTACAGGATCCCAGCGGTCATTGTCCGCGTCGGGAAGTGATGCGGATACGAATTTGCTTCAGTCCGTTTGTGCCGCTTCGTCGGACAAACTCAAAGGTACAGGAACGGTTGTCTTGTTTAATGAACGTATCTTTTCAGCGAAATACGTAAAAAAAGAGCATGCATATAACCTTCAGGGTTTTGAGTCGTTTGGATACGGTCATTTGGGCACAGTCGATGGTCAGCGTGTCAACTTGTATCAAAGACCTGCGGAGAGGGAAGTTTATCCCACGGTTATAACAGAGGTGCCCAGAGTCGAGATCATTAAAAGCTACCTCGGTGCCGATCGTACAATCATTGATGCCTGTGTTGCAAATCACGTTCAGGGGTTGGTCCTGGAAGCGAATGGGAGAGGACAGATTGCACCGGGACAAATGGAAGCGGTGATCGACGCTCTTAAAGCAGGAATTAAAGTCGTCCTTACAACGTCCAGTGAACAGGGGCGTGTGGATACGACTTACGATTATTACGCCAGTGCCCATCACCTGAAAGAAGCAGGAGTGGTTTTGGGAAGTGATATGAACTCAAAGAAAGCCAGGTTAAAGCTGATTGCAGTCCTGAGATCGGATAGTCATGTCCAGGATGCGTTTGAAGATTAAGTGCTATTATTTTTTGTGAATATTATCACATAATGAAAGGATGATGAACGTTATGATGTTAGTTGCTCAATTAATTATGCTGGTTACGCTGATTCTGATGATTACAGGTAAAACACCGCTTTATATGACCGCGATCATTGGGTCAACCCTCGCTGCAGTAAGTGCGGGATTTCCACTGTCCGGTGATGCTGAGATCACCGTACTGAGTCTTGTGAACAACAGTCTGCATCCGGTAATTGCAGATATGGCAGGTGTGTTGCTCTTTATCGGAGTCATGGAGAAAACAGGATTTTTAAATGCCATCATTCGCAAGATTATTATCGCAGGCAGCAAGATCGGCGGAGGTCCCGGAATCGCAGGAGCAGGAAGTACAGCGGCTGGTGTGATCGGCGGACTTACAGGGTTCACACAACCGGCAATAACGGCGGTCATTACCGGACCTGCTGCAATTAAACTGGGAGTGAATCCAAATAAGGTCGCAGGGATACAGGCACATGCAGGGCACCTGGGTAACTTCGGCGGTTTCACTCACCCGACACTTTTGGCGGTCATTGCAACAGCCGGGATTACTTTCGGATGGATCAATCTGATTGGTGCATTTGTTGCCATGTCCATCATCGGTATCAGTTATCTCCGTTTAAAGAGAGAAGAACGAAGCAATGATATCAAATTAACAGAACAGGAAGTCAACAGTATACTGAAAGATCTCGAAGAAATCGATAACGAGAAAAGTTTTTTATTAGCGATTATTCCATTTATTGTCCTTGTAATCGGTTTTTCTGTCGGTTATCCGGTATTTATTGTAGGTGTGGCAGCATCGATCCTGGTTGCGATTTTTGCAAAGACGTCCTTGAAGAAAGCAGAGGAAATGATGCTTGAAGGTGTAAAACGTGTTGCGGTGCCATTGATTGCGACACTGGGCTTTCTGTTTATGTCTTCAGTTATCCAGAATGTTGGAATCGTCGATATCATGGCGAATTGGTTTGATCCACTCCTAGCCTATTCTCCGGTGCTTGTAATGCTTGCGGTTTCAGCATTGGCAGGACTCGTTACTCAGTCCAATGCAGCTTCGGCAGCGATTGTGATCCCGTTCCTGACAATCGTGCTTCAGTATGATGTTTCGCCACTCGCTGCGGCAGCGGCAGGAGCAGGCGGATGTGCCATAATGCAATACTATCTGACTGGTGGACCGGTGGCTGCCCTTGCCACAACGGTTCCGGTAGTTCCAGGTTCCGAACTTAAACTGGCAAACAAATTTCAAAGACCTTCGATTCTCGGCGGTTTGGCAGTTTTGTTCTTTGTCGTCCTGTTCATCGGTTAATCAGATCAATGAATGTTCATTTCACAGGTGCAGACTGGTGGAAACCTGTCTGCCCTGTGTTTTCTTATGAACTTATTTCAAGAATGGAGTGTGGAATCAGACATGACTGAAACAAATGATTTCCGAATTGAGAAGGATTTTCTTGGTGAAATGAAGATCAGCAACCAACACTATTACGGCATACAGACACTGCGGGCAGTCGAGAATTTTCCAATTACCGGGCAGTCCATTGATGAGGAACTGATCCGCGGTATGGGCCTTGTCAAAGCTGCCGCTGCAAGAGCGAACTGCAAAGTGGGACAGCTGCCTGCCCGATTGGCTGATGCGATTGAGAAAGCGTCGTTTGAAGTGGCGGATGGCAGGTGGAATGAGGAATTTATCGTGGATCCGATCCAGGGAGGAGCGGGCACGTCCGTCAATATGAACGCAAACGAAGTAATTGCAAACCGTGCCCTTGAGATCCTCGGGCATGAGAAAGGCGATTTCATGGTACTGAGTGCTAATTCTCACGTGAATATGTCACAGTCGACGAATGATGCATTTCCGACGGCCTTTAAACTTGCTTTGCTTTCACGGCTGAATCAGCTGTTGCCGGCAATGGAATCCCTTCATGCATCGTTCCTTGAGAAAGCCTCCGAATTTGAACATTGCCTGAAGATGGGGCGCACGCATCTTCAGGATGCAGTGCCGATCCGTCTCGGGCAGGAGTTCGGTGCCTATGCGGCCGTTATTGAGCGGAATTTGAATCATATCAGGCAGATCAGAGGGACCCTGTATGAAACGAACATGGGAGCGACGGCTGTCGGAACAGGATTGAATGCGGATCCTGAATACATTCGAACAGTCATCGAAGAGCTCGCAGCCATGTCGGGTTTTCCGCTCACGACATCTCCGAATCTCGTTGACGGCACACAGAACACCGATGTGTATGTCACGGTATCCGGCGCTTTGAAAACCACGATGGCAAGTCTTTCGAAAATCGCAAACGACTTGAGGCTTATGGCATCGGGACCGAGAACGGGTCTGAACGAAATTCTGCTTCCGCCACGGCAGCCGGGGTCATCGATCATGCCTGGGAAGGTCAATCCGGTGATGGCAGAGGTCGTTAACCAGGTGGCATTCAAAGTGATCGGGAACGACGTGACCGTCACCCTTGCGTCTGAAGCGGGCCAATTCGAGCTGAATGTCATGGAGCCGGTCCTTGTATCGAGTTTGCTTGATTCCATTCGCATGATGACGAACGTCATGGATGTCTTTGACCGCCACTGTATTCAGGGTATTCAGGCACATACTGAACGCATGGCCCAGTATGTGGATCAGAGCGTGGGTGTCATCACGGCGATCAATCCGCATATCGGCTATGAACCGGCTGCGTCCATCGCAAAAGAAGCCATTTCCTCTGGACGTCCTGTACGGGATATTTGCCTCGAACGCGGTGTCCTGACAGAACTCGAGTTAAAGGAAATTCTGGATCCTTATGAAATGACGAAACCGGGAATATCCGGGAAGGCATTGATTGAACAATAAAGACAGGGAGTGAAGACTGTGAATCAGGATCGGACATTTTTTTGGAGAAAGCTGCATTCGATTTCCGGACTGTTGCCGATTGGTGTGTTTCTTTTCGTCCATTTCGGCATCAACTATGCGGCTTTCTACGGTGAAGAAGCGTATAATACGGCAGCTTCGATGATGGGGAATCTGCCTTTCAGGTATGCCATGGAGGTCTTTATCATTTTCATTCCCCTGTTGTTTCACGGGATTTACGGCATCGTGATTGCAAGAGAGGCGAAGCAGAACATCCGGGCATACCGCTACGAGAAGAACTGGTATTTTTACTTCCAGCGCATCTCCGGGATCGGCGTATTTTTGTTTTTAATCTGGCATGTTGGAACAACGAGGGTTCCGGCAGCCTTTGGTGCAGAAGTCAATTTTGATATGGTCTCAAATCTGGTTGCAAATCCTGTCTATTTACTGTTCTATATCGCAGGGATTTTAATGACGACGTATCATTTCAGCAACGGGGTCAGAACGATGCTCATTACATGGGGCATCACAGTCAATCAGAAAAGTCAGTTCTTCGGTAAAATCGTGGGCGTCATTCTGTTTGTCGCGCTCTCTGGGATCGGACTGACGGCAATCTTTGCATTCGTATAATCAGGCAGGAGGAATGACGAAATGAGCAGACAGAAAATAGTCGTTGTCGGCGGGGGACTTGCCGGACTGATGGCAACGTTGAAAATTATTGAAATGGGTATGGATGTGGATCTTTTATCGATCGTGAAGGTCAAGCGCTCTCACTCTGTGTGCGCACAGGGCGGTATAAACGGGGCCTGTAACATGAAAGGCGAGGATGACTCTCCCTGGGAACACTTTGATGATACGCTGTACGGCGGAGATTTCCTGGCCAATCAGTCTCAGGTCTGGGGCATGTGTCAGAAAGCGCCGGAAATCATTTATCTGTTTGACCGGATGGGTGTGATGTTTAACCGGACGCCTGAAGGACGAATCGATTTCAGGCGGTTTGGTGGCACCCAGCACAGAAGAACGGCCTTTGCCGGGGCAACAACGGGTCAACAGCTCCTTTACGCCCTCGATGAACAGGTGAGAAAGTATGAGTCTGAAGGCAGAGTCCGTAAATTTGAAGGCTGGGATTTTGTTTCAGCCATTCTAGATGATCAGGGTGTCTGCCGCGGTGTGACGGCGCAGGAGATGATCTCAATGGAGATCCGCACATTCAAAGGTGAGGCGGTCATTATGGCGACAGGCGGTCCCGGCATGATTTTCGGACGTTCAACGAATTCCCTGATCAA
This genomic window from [Bacillus] selenitireducens MLS10 contains:
- a CDS encoding SLC13 family permease, with amino-acid sequence MMLVAQLIMLVTLILMITGKTPLYMTAIIGSTLAAVSAGFPLSGDAEITVLSLVNNSLHPVIADMAGVLLFIGVMEKTGFLNAIIRKIIIAGSKIGGGPGIAGAGSTAAGVIGGLTGFTQPAITAVITGPAAIKLGVNPNKVAGIQAHAGHLGNFGGFTHPTLLAVIATAGITFGWINLIGAFVAMSIIGISYLRLKREERSNDIKLTEQEVNSILKDLEEIDNEKSFLLAIIPFIVLVIGFSVGYPVFIVGVAASILVAIFAKTSLKKAEEMMLEGVKRVAVPLIATLGFLFMSSVIQNVGIVDIMANWFDPLLAYSPVLVMLAVSALAGLVTQSNAASAAIVIPFLTIVLQYDVSPLAAAAAGAGGCAIMQYYLTGGPVAALATTVPVVPGSELKLANKFQRPSILGGLAVLFFVVLFIG
- a CDS encoding class D sortase, with the translated sequence MKKELKIQFLSSFLILTGIGFIAYFYMSHQTAMGGVYAINEHPERALSDPVNIEMEDMEKGDEVALLRIPALNKEYLTYWGTEDDALDRGVGMHESQWTTTPDEMGHTLLSGHRDTVFRELGDLEIGDEMIVLFDGITYTYTIDDIWITSADDQSVVVEKEEATLTLSTCYPFHLLGAAPDRYIIQASLSHHESFED
- a CDS encoding ATP-binding protein, which translates into the protein MKDKQNPLIYLFLILLMIISDGFHLIEMEHSFFITLSVPVFLLFLLYFKSMSPIFSGVAVGLTLVLSRTGFSVIEGQPLVESLLLHAPVAVYFTIFGLLFWLFYLDRFYSSPVYIGLYAVILDTASSFSELAIRNALSLTDASFHVMGTVLLLAILRNFFVMGFFMLILYSQQQTKAEEEKKQSDHIFLLLSDLYAESVQLRNSIKRAEDITGDLYFLSKTLKKEDKLDLSKRILDMAGKVHDFKKDHQRIFASLDQIIKDQKKNEYMNICELLEIVIKSNKAYASFLQKSIVFSVSVDNKKDIVNSFVLLSVLNNLISNAIESISDTGIIDITINNPVSNSSLHILITDNGPGIPEEEQQLIFSPGFTTKFNDQGWPSNGIGLSYIQQSLNKLKGSISLVESIPNKQTCFSVHMPRSLSTEGEV
- the aspA gene encoding aspartate ammonia-lyase, whose amino-acid sequence is MTETNDFRIEKDFLGEMKISNQHYYGIQTLRAVENFPITGQSIDEELIRGMGLVKAAAARANCKVGQLPARLADAIEKASFEVADGRWNEEFIVDPIQGGAGTSVNMNANEVIANRALEILGHEKGDFMVLSANSHVNMSQSTNDAFPTAFKLALLSRLNQLLPAMESLHASFLEKASEFEHCLKMGRTHLQDAVPIRLGQEFGAYAAVIERNLNHIRQIRGTLYETNMGATAVGTGLNADPEYIRTVIEELAAMSGFPLTTSPNLVDGTQNTDVYVTVSGALKTTMASLSKIANDLRLMASGPRTGLNEILLPPRQPGSSIMPGKVNPVMAEVVNQVAFKVIGNDVTVTLASEAGQFELNVMEPVLVSSLLDSIRMMTNVMDVFDRHCIQGIQAHTERMAQYVDQSVGVITAINPHIGYEPAASIAKEAISSGRPVRDICLERGVLTELELKEILDPYEMTKPGISGKALIEQ
- a CDS encoding response regulator, which translates into the protein MNYFIVDDDPAVRGMLKHLIETELGPVTGEAEDGLQLTEEQLQSHETDILIIDLLMPGEDGIETLNRIRDTFSGKAVMLSQIETKEIIADAYESGVEAYITKPVNKKEVLSVLSKVAKSLTMERSMEQIKNSLNNIAGNALTPPQQSTRNHKNISEVCIKETLTDLGICYEKGAEDLTTIMHALEHEKGINDLSLRSLWELRHTYSGFTPTPKDLKATEQRVRRAIFQSFYHISSLGAMDTTHPVFEHYATRYFEFEQVQLRIFSMNNHENKEDTNNYRMHIKRFIMALYDDCRQKSTAR
- a CDS encoding asparaginase: MKRIAIITTGGTIASKKNEAGRLVSGAMHSEEYCHLPGLDPLIEVTVVPLINKPSMHITIGDLDHIRTEIEKLFNSGFDGAVVTHGTDSLEESAYYLDLTISHDQPVVVTGSQRSLSASGSDADTNLLQSVCAASSDKLKGTGTVVLFNERIFSAKYVKKEHAYNLQGFESFGYGHLGTVDGQRVNLYQRPAEREVYPTVITEVPRVEIIKSYLGADRTIIDACVANHVQGLVLEANGRGQIAPGQMEAVIDALKAGIKVVLTTSSEQGRVDTTYDYYASAHHLKEAGVVLGSDMNSKKARLKLIAVLRSDSHVQDAFED
- a CDS encoding succinate dehydrogenase cytochrome B558, producing the protein MNQDRTFFWRKLHSISGLLPIGVFLFVHFGINYAAFYGEEAYNTAASMMGNLPFRYAMEVFIIFIPLLFHGIYGIVIAREAKQNIRAYRYEKNWYFYFQRISGIGVFLFLIWHVGTTRVPAAFGAEVNFDMVSNLVANPVYLLFYIAGILMTTYHFSNGVRTMLITWGITVNQKSQFFGKIVGVILFVALSGIGLTAIFAFV